The following proteins are encoded in a genomic region of Vigna radiata var. radiata cultivar VC1973A unplaced genomic scaffold, Vradiata_ver6 scaffold_7, whole genome shotgun sequence:
- the LOC106753805 gene encoding uncharacterized protein LOC106753805, whose amino-acid sequence MAILKITKKHHKHFNNPFPSSVSTTIPYVQGSLFFNSKRVPSDQTFSIGSDFQLSWTSDNGGHLSISHLSQQTRPIWSTIPGQAFVSAALVDTELEESRGSFLVKDKDVHMVCNHQTIEDIRIIEDIGVINGQFDHHLECEVPDSPSVYRRLEKKTDAQEIQIPTLMITGRLFNMTKKSKRFQKHGIQATMQFEAKGPSVYARYWVLFNQKTNHEVGFQVKIEKPNFTSRNQVSKTVSGGYQGFKRGRNNRKKRLGWCWYLSRPRGFLLVSSVEDEIADLDIIKPEEFNRVWLTYASDEKERFYGFGEQFSHMNFKGKRVPIFVQEQGIGRGDQPITLAANLISYRAGGDWSTTYAPSPFYITSRMRSVCLEGYDYTVFDLTKLDRVQIQIHGNSAEGRILHGNSPCELIERFTGSIGRLPELPEWIISGAIVGMQGGTEAVRHIWDELRTYDVPISAFWLQDWVGQRKTLIGSQLWWNWEVDSQRYWGWKRLIEDLRSQNIKVMTYCNPCLAPVDEKQNKRRNLFEEAKQLDILVKDSNGNPYMVPNTAFDVGMLDLTHPKTATWFKQILGDMVDDGVRGWMADFGEGLPVDAVLYSGEDPISAHNRYPELWAKINREIVEEWKSNSLDKVKKDKEEGLVFFMRAGFRDSPKWGMLFWEGDQMVSWQRNDGIKSSVVGLLSSGISGYAFNHSDIGGYCTVNLPIVKYNRSEELLLRWMELNSFTIVFRTHEGNKPSCNSQFYSNQQTMSHFARFAKVYKAWTFYRIQLVKEAAQKGLPVCRHLFLHYPTDERVQHLSYQQFLVGSEFLVVPVLDKGKRKVKAYFPLGESSSWFHIWTGKVFSKQGSEEWVEAPIGYPAVFVKVGSHVGEIFLNNLRSLGIL is encoded by the exons ATGGCAATTCTCAAGATTACCAAAAAGCACCATAAGCATTTCAACAACCCTTTTCCTTCTTCAGTTTCAACCACCATCCCTTATGTCCAAGGTTCTCTCTTCTTCAATTCCAAAAGAGTTCCTTCGGATCAGACCTTCTCAATTGGCAGTGATTTTCAGCTTTCTTGGACCTCCGACAATGGAGGGCACCTCTCGATTTCGCACCTTTCTCAACAAACCAGACCCATTTGGTCTACTATCCCTGGACAGGCTTTTGTCTCGGCTGCACTGGTTGACACAGAATTGGAAGAAAGTAGAGGATCCTTTCTTGTCAAAGACAAAGATGTTCATATGGTTTGCAATCACCAAACCATCGAGGATATTAGGATCATTGAGGATATTGGGGTGATCAATGGTCAATTTGATCATCATTTGGAATGTGAAGTGCCAGATTCTCCTTCTGTGTATCGAAGGTTGGAAAAgaaaactgatgctcaagagaTTCAGATTCCTACTTTGATGATCACAGGAAGGCTTTTCAATATGACTAAGAagagtaaaaggtttcaaaagcATGGCATTCAAGCAACTATGCAGTTTGAGGCAAAAGGACCTTCTGTGTATGCAAGGTATTGGGTTTTGTTCAATCAGAAAACCAACCATGAGGTGGGGTTTCAAGTGAAGATTGAGAAACCTAACTTCACCTCCCGCAACCAAGTCTCTAAAACAGTTTCAGGAGGGTACCAGGGCTTCAAGAGGGGGCGGAATAATAGGAAAAAGAGACTGGGTTGGTGTTGGTACCTTTCTAGGCCAAGAGGGTTTTTGCTAGTCTCTTCAGTGGAGGACGAGATAGCAGACTTGGATATCATAAAACCAGAAGAGTTCAATAGAGTGTGGTTGACATATGCAAGTGATGAGAAAGAGAGGTTTTATGGCTTTGGGGAGCAATTTTCTCACATGAACTTCAAAGGCAAAAGGGTGCCCATATTTGTTCAAGAACAAGGTATTGGCAGAGGAGATCAACCCATAACCCTGGCTGCTAACTTGATTAGTTACAG GGCAGGAGGTGATTGGAGTACAACTTATGCTCCTTCTCCATTCTACATAACGTCAAGAATGAGGTCTGTCTGCCTTGAAGGATATGATTATACTGTTTTCGATCTTACTAAACTAGACAGAGTACAGATACAG ATACATGGAAACTCTGCTGAAGGGAGGATATTGCATGGAAACTCACCTTGTGAACTGATTGAACGTTTCACAGGAAGCATTGGAAGGCTACCTGAGCTTCCAGAATGGATTATATCTGGTGCTATAGTTGGAATGCAAGGTGGCACTGAGGCTGTACGTCATATCTGGGATGAACTAAGGACCTATGATGTTCCTATCTCGGCATTTTGGTTGCAG GATTGGGTGGGGCAGAGAAAAACATTGATTGGTTCACAGCTCTGGTGGAATTGGGAAGTGGATTCGCAAAGGTATTGGGGATGGAAAAGACTTATTGAAGATCTTAGATCTCAGAATATAAAAGTTATGACATATTGCAATCCCTGTCTAGCACCG GTTGatgagaaacaaaacaaaaggagAAACCTCTTTGAGGAGGCAAAACAGTTGGACATATTGGTAAAAGACAGCAATGGAAATCCATACATGGTTCCAAACACGGCTTTTGATGTAGGAATGCTAGATCTAACGCATCCAAAAACTGCAACTTGGTTCAAGCAGATTCTTGGAGACATGGTGGATGATGGAGTTAGAGGATGGATGGCTGATTTTGGTGAGGGCCTTCCTGTAGATGCTGTTTTATATTCAG GTGAAGATCCTATTTCAGCTCATAACAGATACCCGGAACTATGGGCCAAAATTAACAGAGAGATcgtggaagaatggaaaagtaaCTCCTTGGACAAGGTAAAGAAAGACAAAGAAGAAGGTTTGGTTTTCTTCATGAGAGCTGGTTTTAGAGATAGCCCTAAGTGGGGGATGTTATTTTGGGAAGGAGACCAAATGGTCAGTTGGCAAAGAAATGATGGAATAAAGAGTTCTGTTGTTGGCCTTCTGAGCAGTGGAATTTCTGGTTATGCCTTTAATCACAGTGACATTGGAGGATACTGTACAGTGAACTTACCTATAGTCAAATATAATAGAAGTGAAGAATTGCTTTTGCGGTGGATGGAGCTAAATTCTTTCACCATAGTCTTCCGTACCCATGAA GGAAACAAACCATCCTGCAACAGCCAGTTTTACTCAAACCAGCAGACAATGTCACACTTTGCACGTTTTGCAAAAGTATACAAAGCATGGACATTTTATCGAATTCAGCTGGTTAAG GAAGCTGCCCAGAAAGGATTGCCTGTATGCCGCCATCTATTTCTCCATTATCCGACTGATGAACGGGTGCAACATTTGAGTTATCAGCAGTTCTTGGTTGGTTCTGAGTTCCTAGTGGTTCCTGTCCTTGacaaaggaaagagaaaagttAAAGCTTATTTTCCATTGGGGGAGAGTAGCAGTTGGTTTCATATATGGACAGGAAAAGTATTTTCGAAACAAGGAAGTGAAGAATGGGTAGAAGCTCCAATAGGATATCCTGCTGTATTTGTTAAGGTTGGCTCTCATGTTGgagaaatttttttgaataacCTAAGAAGTTTAGGCATTCTTTAA
- the LOC106753946 gene encoding pentatricopeptide repeat-containing protein At1g80270, mitochondrial, producing MWTLRRASGPLRTRGYNVRTSFVKLARTNCVEEESGIAESLGITYGGLLLWNKRFHSEQSASLDFTVWRRGLSSSSTKEDDDLEDGFSELDTPADDENEIGNLLASDAGQSDDDSDEENVEESHNEVDEVVKEKVKPHRGRVESELFNEILNAPRLSIGVVVDNWLAEGNELTRDEVSLAMFLLRRRKMFWRALQLSEWLESKNHVEFLERDYASRIDLIAKTRGLTKAEAYLETIPESCSREIMYRTLLMNCVGQNNVKKAEEVFSKLKNLDLPVTVFACNQMLLLYKRNDKKKIADVLLLMETENIKPSCFTYTILIDSKGRSRDINGMDLIVDRMKTDGIEPDISTQAVLARHYMSAGLQDKAEALLKEMEGENLKKDRWRWQILLPLYANLGKVDEVERIWKFCETNPRYDECLVAIEAWGKLNKVYEAENVFETMVKKWKLSSKNSSVLLKVYANHKMITKGKDLIRRMEDSGCHIGPLTWNAMVKLYVQVGEVEKADSVLQRAAQQSQMKPLFSTYLTILQQYAMRGDVHNSEKIFYRMKDYHSSRVPMYQVLLSAYIKAKVPAYGIRDRLRADNIKPNKTLANQLIQVDGFRKNPLSGLLD from the exons ATGTGGACTCTCCGTCGTGCTTCTGGTCCTCTCAG GACCCGAGGGTACAATGTGAGAACTTCTTTTGTCAAATTAGCTCGAACTAACTGTGTGGAAGAAGAGAGTGGTATCGCCGAGTCTCTTGGAATAACATACGGTGGATTGTTGTTGTGGAATAAGCGTTTTCATTCAGAACAAAGTGCATCACTGGATTTTACTGTGTGGAGACGCGGACTTTCTTCTAGTAGCACCAAAGAGGATGATGATTTGGAGGATGGGTTTTCCGAGCTGGATACACCTGCTGAcgatgaaaatgaaattggcAATCTTTTAGCTTCTGATGCCGGCCAATCGGATGACGACAGTGATGAGGAGAATGTCGAGGAGTCTCACAACGAGGTCGATGAGGTGGTCAAGGAGAAAGTAAAGCCGCATCGTGGAAGGGTTGAATCTGAACTATTCAATGAGATATTGAATGCGCCACGTTTGTCTATTGGTGTGGTTGTCGATAACTGGTTAGCAGAAGGGAATGAACTAACCAGAGATGAAGTGTCCCTTGCCATGTTTCTTCTTCGAAGGCGAAAGATGTTTTGGAGAGCTCTGCAG CTCTCAGAGTGGCTCGAGTCAAAAAACCATGTTGagtttcttgaaagagattatGCGAGTCGCATTGATTTAATTGCCAAAACACGTGGCTTAACTAAGGCAGAGGCATACCTTGAGACTATTCCAGAATCTTGTAGCAGAGAGATAATGTATCGAACTTTATTGATGAACTGTGTTGGTCAGAACAATGTGAAAAAAGCAGAAGAAGTTTTCAGTAAACTGAAGAATTTGGACTTGCCTGTTACAGTATTTGCATGCAACCAGATGTTACTTTTGTATAAGAggaatgacaagaagaaaatagcTGATGTGTTATTATTGATGGAAACTGAGAATATCAAGCCTTCTTGTTTTACTTACACAATCTTAATAGACTCAAAAGGCCGGTCCAGAGATATTAATGGAATGGATCTAATTGTTGATAGAATGAAAACGGATGGCATTGAACCAGACATCAGTACACAGGCTGTTTTGGCTAGGCATTACATGTCAGCTGGGCTTCAAGATAAAGCGGAAGCCTTATTGAAGGAGATGGAAGgtgaaaacttaaaaaaggaTCGGTGGCGATGGCAAATTTTACTTCCCCTCTATGCAAACCTTGGAAAGGTGGATGAAGTGGAAAGAATTTGGAAGTTCTGTGAGACAAACCCTCGGTATGATGAGTGTCTAGTGGCAATTGAAGCCTGGGGAAAGTTGAATAAGGTTTATGAAGCAGAGAATGTTTTTGAGACAATGGTAAAGAAATGGAAGCTTTCTTCCAAGAACAGTTCTGTACTACTGAAGGTTTATGCAAATCATAAGATGATTACGAAGGGTAAGGATCTTATTAGGCGAATGGAAGATAGTGGGTGCCACATAGGCCCACTGACCTGGAATGCTATGGTGAAACTCTATGTCCAAGTCGGGGAAGTGGAGAAGGCAGACTCTGTTCTTCAGAGGGCAGCCCAGCAGAGCCAGATGAAGCCACTGTTTTCCACCTACTTAACTATTTTGCAGCAATATGCTATGAGGGGTGATGTTCATAATTCAGAAAAGATTTTTTATAGAATGAAAGATTATCATTCTTCTAGAGTACCGATGTACCAAGTTTTATTGAGTGCCTATATAAAGGCAAAGGTTCCCGCCTATGGGATTAGAGATAGGTTAAGGGCTGATAACATAAAGCCCAATAAAACTTTGGCAAACCAGTTGATTCAAGTTGACGGATTTAGGAAGAATCCACTCTCCGGTTTGCTTGACTGA
- the LOC106753701 gene encoding calmodulin-like protein 3, with protein sequence MDQAELVRVFQMFDRNGDGRITRKELTDSLKNLGISISEADLTQMIEKIDVNGDGYVDMEEFGELYNAIMDEKNEEEDMREAFNVFDQNGDGFITGEELGAVLCSLGLKHGKTIDYCMSMIKKVDVDGDGMVNFKEFKQMMKEGGFGASPSIL encoded by the coding sequence ATGGATCAGGCAGAGCTTGTGCGAGTTTTTCAAATGTTTGATAGAAACGGGGACGGGCGAATCACGCGGAAGGAGCTGACTGACTCGTTGAAAAACCTGGGAATCTCGATCTCGGAGGCAGACTTGACCCAAATGATCGAGAAAATCGACGTTAATGGAGACGGGTACGTGGACATGGAGGAGTTCGGAGAGTTGTACAATGCGATAATGGACGAGAAAAATGAGGAGGAGGACATGAGGGAAGCATTCAACGTGTTCGATCAAAATGGAGATGGGTTCATCACGGGAGAGGAATTGGGCGCAGTGTTGTGTTCTTTGGGGCTAAAACATGGGAAAACCATAGATTATTGCATGAGCATGATCAAGAAAGTGGACGTTGATGGCGATGGAATGGTTAACTTCAAAGAGTTTAAGCAAATGATGAAGGAGGGAGGGTTTGGCGCCTCACCTTCTATACTCTGA
- the LOC106753702 gene encoding F-box protein At2g26850-like, with translation MDVIGPRGSISLLHIPEPILERILKLLSPQELVRMSEVCTCLRDNCRSDSLWEVHIKQKWGGVIGDVAFKEWQWHITAAKEKELNQLNKEINQKGSLGPFNGTWPMLYLRSYLEDCSHLNSSLSKSLMALFFSLENGKFWFPAQVFMGVFVRDALLRYDSKTDNFQARLQSGGWHIMATNVQWDKVRAPPVDTLPYVRYVSDCLPELKPGDHIEIQRRYRRETSYDWCYAIIGHMDSCNENENLCSCGHSDTLMLEFKQYSEGSRMRRVKLERNGEEYEEASGCYGGIRKLRSEEEIQRWEKHVPLRRTTVNIPLHGFNNVLH, from the exons ATGGATGTCATTGGACCCAGAGGCAGTATTTCTCTCTTGCATATTCCAGAACCCATTTTGGAACGCATTCTAAAGCTTCTTTCACCACAAGAACTGGTTCGAATGTCTGAAGTGTGTACTTGTTTAAGGGATAATTGTCGAAGTGATTCTTTGTGGGAAGTCCACATAAAGCAGAAATGGGGTGGAGTCATCGGTGATGTTGCTTTCAAGGAGTGGCAATGGCATATCACAGCAGCTAAGGAGAAAGAACTTAACCAATTGAATAAAGAAATCAATCAGAAGGGATCATTGGGACCTTTCAATGGTACTTGGCCTATGTTATACCTCAGATCGTATCTAGAAGATTGTAGCCATCTTAATAGCTCATTGTCAAAAAGCTTGATGGCCTTGTTTTTCTCTCTAGAGAATGGCAAGTTCTGGTTCCCAGCTCAAGTCTTTATG gGAGTCTTTGTTCGTGACGCCTTACTTAGATATGATTCCAAAACTGATAACTTTCAAGCAAG ACTACAATCTGGTGGTTGGCACATAATGGCCACAAACGTCCAATGGGATAAAGTGAGAGCTCCTCCAGTTGATACGCTTCCATACGTTAGATACGTCTCCGATTGTTTGCCAGAGTTGAAACCAGGTGATCATATTGAGATCCAACGGAGATACAGAAGAGAGACTTCTTATG ATTGGTGCTATGCTATTATTGGTCACATGGACTCCTGCAATGAAAATGAGAACTTGTGCAGCTGTGGGCATTCTG ATACATTGATGTTGGAGTTCAAGCAATACTCTGAGGGATCAAGAATGAGACGAGTAAAGCTAGAGAGAAATGGGGAAGAATATGAAGAAGCAAGTGGATGCTATGGAGGAATTAGAAAGCTTCGGAGTGAAGAGGAGATCCAAAGATGGGAGAAACATGTCCCACTTCGTCGAACTACTGTTAATATACCTTTGCATGGCTTTAATAACGTCTTGCATTAA